TGGCTTCCGCTGTAGTTGCTGCTGATGCGGCTGCGAAAGCGGCCAATGTTGCTCTGATTGACGTGCGCTTGGCGCGTGGCATGGGCGGCAAAGCCGTGGTGACGTTGACTGGTGATGTGGGCGCTGTCAATTCTGCTGTGCGTGCAGGAGCGCATGCCATTGAGCACGGAGGCTTCCTGGTGGATCAACTGGTCTTGCCTGCGCCGCATAAAAACTTGCACGAAGCATTATTCTAAACAACGGACATGCCTGCCAAGGAATGGAAGGGACGGACAAGATGGAACATACGTTACGCGATGTCGTCGATCTAGAACTGTTGCAGCAGATACAAGACCGTTTTGCGCTGGCCATGGGGATGGCCAGCATTACTGTAGATCATGAGGGCCCAGTGACTAAGCCGAGCAATTTTACTGATTTTTGCATGGAAAAGACCCGGAATACAACCGAAGGCGCTAAGCGCTGTAATGAATGCGATATCAAAGGCGGTCAAGAAGCCGCCCGTACGGGAAAGCCGGCTATTTATTATTGTCATGGAGGGTTGATGGATTTTGCCGCTCCCATTGTTGTGGAAGGAAAACAGCTTGGTTCCATGCTGGGAGGTCAGGTGCTGCCGAAGGCTCCGGATGAAGAGAAATTTCGTCGGATTGCGGTGGAGCTGGGTATTGAACCAGAAGAATACCTAACGGCTTTACGGAAAATCCGCATTGTACCGGAAGAAAGCATACGAGCGGCTGCGGATTTGCTCTATATAGTGGCAAATGCGCTATCTCGCATGGGATACCAGCGGTTGAAGACAATGAAGAGTACGCAGTATTTTCTGGATGTGTCCGGAAATATGGGGGCTCGTATTGCAGACGTTTCAGAGCGTGTGGAGGACGTAACCGAGCATGTTTCCTCGCTCGTTCAAAACTCTCAGTCTTTGTTGGGATCTACTGCAGAAACGACGCAGAAGGTAAAGGATACTGATGAAATCTTGCGCTTTATACGGAATGTAGCCGATCAAACCAAGCTATTGGGACTGAACGCTGCCATTGAAGCGGCGCGGGCCGGCGAAATGGGTCGCGGTTTTGCGGTTGTGGCGCAAGAAGTGCGGAATTTGGCAGGGGTCAGCGTGGATTCTGCGCAAAAAATAGAAGGTATTTTGCAGAACATACAAAAAGGCATGCAGGAAATCGAAAAAGAAATTTCCAATACCGGAGCGATTGTCGAACGTCATCAAGAGTTTATGCGGACTATTTCCGTTGCTGTTCAAGATTTGGATGGCATGGCGCGCAGCGTAAAAGCGGCCGCTGATGAGATGAAACAACAATTGTAGGAGGTGCACTATGGTTAAACGTATGGTTCTCAATGAAACATCCTATTTTGGCGCAGGCGCCATTGAAGTGATTCCAGAAGAAATGACGCGTCGTGGTTTTTCTAGAGTCTTTGTAGTGACTGATAAGGATTTGGTAGCTGCTGGCGTAGTAGCCCAGGTTACAGCGGTTTTAGAAAAGGCGTCGGTTCCTTTTTCACTCTATGATGAAGTAAAGCAGAATCCGACGGTGGCTAATGTTAATGGCGGCGTGGCTGCTTTTAAAGCGTCTGGCGCCGACTGCATTGTGGCCATTGGCGGCGGCTCGCCGATTGATACGGCCAAAGGCATTGGCATTGTGGTGAACAATCCTGAGTTTGCTGATGTATGCTCCTTGGAAGGCTGTGCGGCGACAAAAGCCAAAAGCGTGCCGGTTATTGCGGTACCGACGACAGCGGGAACTGCGGCGGAAGTTACCATTAACTACGTCATTACTGATGAAAAAAACGTCAAAAAAATGGTTTGTGTGGACCCTAACGACATTCCTGTTATGGCCGTAGTAGATCCGCAGCTCATGACTTCTATGCCAAAAGGGCTGACAGCGGCTACCGGTATGGATGCGTTGACCCATGCGATTGAAGGGTATATTACGCAGGGTGCTTGGGATATGAGCGATATGTTCGCGTTGCAGTCGATTAGTTTGATTGCAAAACATCTGCCTACAGCCGTCGCACAGCCTACTGATATAGAAGCCAGAAGCGGTATGGCATTGGCTCAGTATGTAGCAGGAATGGGCTTCTCTAATGTGGGCTTGGGCATTGTCCATTCTATGGCGCACCCTCTGGGAGCGCTCTATGACACACCCCATGGCGTTGCCAATGCCTTGTTGCTACCCTATGTTATGGAATACAACGCTCCGGCATCTGGAGAAAAATACAAAGAGATTGCCCGCGCTATGGGGGTTCAAGGCGTTGACTCTATGGAACAAGACGCTTACCGTAAAGCAGCGGTGGCTGCGGTAGTGGCCTTGTCTAAGAAAATCCGCATTCCTCAGAAATTGCAAGATATTGGCGTGCAAGAAGAGGATCTGTCCAAGCTAGCCGCTGCCGCCTTCGCCGATGTCTGCACGCCGGGAAATCCTCGCGAAACCAATGAAAAAGAAATTCTTGCTTTGTATCAGAAGGCATATTCCTAGGCCATTGGGGGCCGCCGCGACGCCTCACGGGGACGGCGCGTCACGATAGGACCCATTCGACATGCAAAGAAGAAGAGCCGGCAGATATCTGCCGGCTCTTCTTCTTTGCATTAAGCGCTTTTGGTGTCCTTAGGAGCTTTGATGGCTGCAGGGCCTTCGTCGCCAGTGCGGATACGCACGGCGTTAGAAAGCGGCTGAATGAAGATTTTGCCATCCCCTAATTTACCGGTTCGCAAGATTTCTTTAGCGGTTTTAACTACGGTTTCTACAGGTACATCGCAGACGACAATTTCTACTTTGATTTTTGGCAATAGGTTTACGGAATACTC
This genomic window from uncultured Anaeromusa sp. contains:
- a CDS encoding PocR ligand-binding domain-containing protein → MEHTLRDVVDLELLQQIQDRFALAMGMASITVDHEGPVTKPSNFTDFCMEKTRNTTEGAKRCNECDIKGGQEAARTGKPAIYYCHGGLMDFAAPIVVEGKQLGSMLGGQVLPKAPDEEKFRRIAVELGIEPEEYLTALRKIRIVPEESIRAAADLLYIVANALSRMGYQRLKTMKSTQYFLDVSGNMGARIADVSERVEDVTEHVSSLVQNSQSLLGSTAETTQKVKDTDEILRFIRNVADQTKLLGLNAAIEAARAGEMGRGFAVVAQEVRNLAGVSVDSAQKIEGILQNIQKGMQEIEKEISNTGAIVERHQEFMRTISVAVQDLDGMARSVKAAADEMKQQL
- the fucO gene encoding lactaldehyde reductase; this encodes MVKRMVLNETSYFGAGAIEVIPEEMTRRGFSRVFVVTDKDLVAAGVVAQVTAVLEKASVPFSLYDEVKQNPTVANVNGGVAAFKASGADCIVAIGGGSPIDTAKGIGIVVNNPEFADVCSLEGCAATKAKSVPVIAVPTTAGTAAEVTINYVITDEKNVKKMVCVDPNDIPVMAVVDPQLMTSMPKGLTAATGMDALTHAIEGYITQGAWDMSDMFALQSISLIAKHLPTAVAQPTDIEARSGMALAQYVAGMGFSNVGLGIVHSMAHPLGALYDTPHGVANALLLPYVMEYNAPASGEKYKEIARAMGVQGVDSMEQDAYRKAAVAAVVALSKKIRIPQKLQDIGVQEEDLSKLAAAAFADVCTPGNPRETNEKEILALYQKAYS
- a CDS encoding P-II family nitrogen regulator, giving the protein MEPITKVEIITRPAKLDELKEAMNKIGVTGMTVSQIFGSGLTKGHVEVYRGSEYSVNLLPKIKVEIVVCDVPVETVVKTAKEILRTGKLGDGKIFIQPLSNAVRIRTGDEGPAAIKAPKDTKSA